The nucleotide sequence ATTGTTACTTCAGTGTTTAAAAAAATCATCTTGGACTCTGTGCTAACCACAAAATAGCTAGATTCAGATATTTTAGACTTCAAATTTTATAACATGAAATTTGTTATTTTGCAGCTTATCGGGTATATGGTTCGAAGCTTTGATTAGCACACAACCAGAGGGATAACACTTGAGGTTTGTAGCCTTGCAAGTTTAATAAATTATGATATGACGGTCATATGTTTTCTTTTAATATACTTGAAATAATATTGAAGTATCTTCCCCCTTTTCCATCCATGTACTATGTTGATGTAGACACTATAAGCTCTGGTCTGGAGGGATGATATTTAATTTACACAAAAGATAAATGTATTACTTATAGCCCATGGTAGATTTACATGGGCTGGGAGTGGGTTGTTATTTTGTTAATGCTCTTGCTTGTGTTGCCTCGATTAAGGTTCATTAACGTTGTCAATTCATATGCCCATACTTGTAAGTGTGTTTGTTTAGTTGTTTTTCTCTTCTATGGCAATATAAGGCAATATAAGTTAGTTCTACTGCATTTATATTGTTTATCCTACTGTTCATTCATTTAACAAATCATCTACTCGGCCTAGCGCAAGAGATGTTCGTCATATTTCTGCTCCTATAGATGTCCTTAGAGTTTCATTTTATATGTGCTTTCAGGTTTTAGGACAATGCGTTTGTTCTTAGATACTCAGCTAGAGTGGCAAGAAAATCATTCTCCTTTGGCATATTGGTCTACTTTTTGATCTGAAATCTCATTCTTTGCTAATGTTTTTAAAAAAATCCTTTGTTCGCTTCTATTTTACAATATTTCCTTACATGCAATTTATGGTTATATGAACAACAGTAATGTTGTTGTTTTATCCAGAATCATGGCTCTTTCTACGATCTTATATGAAACCGAAAATCCTTGCATTTATCACAACTTCTGCAATACCAAAAGCTTTCTTGCAGAGTGCTAGATATACATAACCATAAATTGCAATGAAGAAAAATCATTCATTAGAAAAAGACTTCAGAAATAATAAGGTAGAGAGACCTAGCCATCTATAAAAAGAACTCCAAGCTACTAGAATATCTGTTCAAAACATATATGTTTTATCATAATTAAAGGTTTTAACCATTTGCTTTTTTTAATATTGAAAGTTCTACCATTCTATTGTAAtaatagacgggcgcagcaacgaGCGCCACTCCTGATctagtctctccctaataataaagcacggattgggtctccggatTCACCGTCGCGGCGTTTTTATAAAAAGGTCCATGCGGTTTTTGACAATCAACCCGCGGTCCTTTTTATACGTGACTAATTTAAGAAAACGTTTCGTTTTTACAAAGAGGACCCTGTAACTTGTATATTCAACCCGCGGTCTAGAGTCCAAGCGTCTGGTTTTATTAGTATTAGTCAGGACCAAGTCAATGCGATGCCGCGGCGGTGCGATGCAGAACGGGGGCGGTGGATGGAGATTGCAGGGGCCGGATCCGTGCACGGCAGGGCCTAGGGAGGCGGATCCGCAGGCGGACGGCGCGGCAGTTATCGCCGGTGATGACGAGGAAGGCCGGAGCGTGGTTTTCCGGGCGGATCCATGGCGTCGAGGGCTGTTGGGCAGAGAGGAGACAAGGAGGTGAGGGAGAGAAGAAGGGACAAAGGAGGAGCGGTGCCGCGACCTAGGAAGGAGCTTGCCGGAGCCGAGCGAGCGACGACGGACGGGCGCGCGAGACGAGGGATCCGGTGCTGCGGCGCGAATCCTGCCACAGGTGCGAGCCGCTGGTCTTCTAGGACCACCCCTTACGACGCCATTGGCGTCGACGGCTAGGCGCACGACGGCCCAGCGCCCTCCCGTTGCTACAACGCGTGGCGGAGTGCCGTGAGGCCGCGGATGCTGCTGCTACACCCGCACCACCAGCCCAAGGTCAGTCTCCCTTGCTCTATAGCGCAACTCCCGCCTAACACCATGTTGGCCTACTTCTGCCCCTCTGGTTTGGAGAGTGTGCGCTCTCAGCTCTGCTGGGCCGGCCGTGCTCTCTTGCTGATTCTTATCTGCAGCTCCAACATGAAAGCCTACAAATCAACTCTTGAGATTTGTCTTCAAAATAGGATTTTTTTACTATGACATACTCACCAAAGTTACATGATGTGCAGTTTAGAAAGTTGATTACTGGGGAACTTTTACTACATGTCCAGTTATGGTTTCATGATAAAAGGATCATGCACCAAATGTTTGTTGAATTGTTGTTTCAAGAAAATGTATGGAGTTTTCATTGCGTGCTTCAAGTCATTAACCACGTAGAATAAATCCTATAAGCTGTTCTTACCATACAATCTTTTGAACCAATTTTTGTAAACTTAGTACAATATGATTATTGTTTTGTAGGCTTTTCTATAGATATATTTGAGCTATTAAAAATGTGATTATATCATTTGTCATCTGAAAACCAGACTCATTTATACATAATGGGACATAATGTCCAGAAAATAGTCACCAGGTACAAACATCACTCTTGACCTACATTGTACAACATTGCATAATTTTCTGTTTTTCTTGAGGTACCGCTCAGTAATTTTTTATCGCATACATAGATAGGACAAAGGTCACAAGAGCTGATTTTGTGCACCTTGCTGCATGTGCACTCACTTATTTAAGATATTCAAAGTGTGAGCTTTTGAAATTTCCAAAAATAAGTCAGATTTTCATTATTAACCCATGTGCACATGCAATGCTTTCTGACTCTCTGACAATTGTCTTTCAGAATAATTTGATGAACCACCCATGTCACCCTTCTGCTTGGTTCCATGGGAAAGCAATTTACAAAGCTCCAGTGGGTCAATACAGCCTTGATTCCATGTTTTCTACCACTGCTTAACTTTATTTGAAAAACTGTTGTTGTTATGTATGTAGGACACAATATAGAGTTGTATGCAGGATATAGTACTAGCGTTGGAATTTCAGGGCATCCAAAAAGAACATAGTATGCTTCAACCCATGTTTTCTACCATTGCTTACCTTTATTTGAAAAACTATTGTTGCTATGTATGCAAGATACAATACTAGAGTTGGAATATCAGGGTATCCAAAAAGAATTTACTATGCTTCAAGTAAGAAAGTTAATTTGTTTGACTTTTGTAAGGACTAAATTACTAGCTTAATGCATGGAACTTATTGAGCTGCAGTCATGGCATGTGCTTACATAGAGACCTTCGTTCTGTGGATACACCTCTTCTTATAGGACAGGTTGTCTACGAATTATCCTGAGGTTCAATTTTCATAATAAAATGTGTGTTTTTATTTATCATGGTTTCTGCTCCTGCATGACCAAAATTTCCAGATGTTGTTTTATCATTTCCATCCGACACCATTAAATCTCAATCTTACCTATGTTGAAATGGTTCCAGCGTGTGCGTGATGCATTGCTCCCCTTAGTTTTTGAAGGAACATGGTGCTATTCCTGGTGCTTTTGGTTATGAAAAAACTGACATTAGTCAGGAACTTTCTAAGGTGATCACCTTACTGCTCTGTTCTCATCGTACCACTTCTACACAGTTTACTGAGTTTAAAAATCCATGCAGTACTCTAATTCTGAAGCTTTGGTTTATGCGAGATGTGGCTGAAAGAAGAAATGAGATGGTCGAGATTCTAATGGATTTCCCCCAATTGACAATGATATTTCATGACATGATGTGAAGAGTGGAGCCGCTTAAAGTACATGGCGAGCTCACCATGGCCGCCTTTCTTCCTACAGATTGGGAACCGCCGACCGCGACCCATGGTGTGTAGATGATATACCGGTGAGGTGTTCCAAGGATGAAGAGGATCTCACGATTTTCGAGGATGAGGAGGATCTTGCGATTTCCAGATTTCAAGTGTCTACACACTATATGTAGTAAGTTTTTTTTAGAGAAGTAGTCAAATTAAATCTGGATACCAATTTATTGGAACATTATATTTCTTAGAAAAGTAGTCAAACAACGATATCAATTTGTTGGAACCATCAAGGAGGTGACACTCCTGAAGGGTATATATTCTCCATCTTATGCCTATTTGAAATACAGTTATAGGTCTGTACTTTGCCACTCATATTGTAGTACTCAACTGTAGCAATGATGGAGCAGGAAAGTGTGCTGAACCTTCTAATATGGATGCTGCACTTGTACGAGCTAGGGACCACTATTGCTTATCATATGGATCGTAGATGTAGTGGTAATGTACCACCTATTTTTTTAGTATAGTGATGATATGTTATATAACAATCTGGTTGCCGTGACGTAGTTCCCTGCAGGGCCAGtgaaaaaatagaataaaaaggtTCATTAGAGAAATAATAGAATTAACGATTGAATATCCAATGGCTTTGATTTTATATCTATGTGGAAGATTGACGTAAGATTACGTGTACAGTATACAAGTGAAAAACATTATAATTTATTTAGCTGAGCTATTACCAAAGTTTTTTTTGTCAGAGGGGGATCCTGTATCTTTATATCATTATCAAAAACATGACTCTAGGCCCTaaagaaacaagaaaaatacaTAACAAGTCCTTAGACTTTTACAGAAAGGAGCTCAAACTGATGCAAAACATGATTGGGTCCTTGCATCCGTGTAGGTTCCACCTCACTGTTGTCGGGAACAAGCCACTTGGGGCAACGAGGTCGCTACGACTTTAGGCCATACATAGCCTCGAACAGAAGAAACACTGCCTCCTTGTTGGCATAGCACTAGGAGGAAGAAAGATGTGAACGGATAGATCCGACGCCACAAGGCTGCCCTACATCCCAAAGAGTGACTAAGAGTGACTGGAGCGATGAAGACCGCCCATCGATCGCCAAAGACCAGTTTCAACGAGCGGCGTAGCTTCATAAGAAATTTTGGTGATAATAAGCTCACATCCGATCATATAGTATAATTTTGGCTGAAATTAACACCAAAGCTTCTATTGCAAAAAAGATTATGAAATATGAACTATTTGTTGGTAATCTTGAGTCATCTTGAACTTAAATATTGGCTTTACAAGAAGACTTTCTTTTTTCGTAATAATGGATGAGCAAGAATTTTAGAAACCAATGTTCCATTTTGTTATCCACGTAACGTAATCATCTGTTCAATTCATTTCCCGTGGCAACACATTTTATATGAAATATTAaagttttattaaaaaaaaggaaaTTTCCACGTTCAACATTTATTAAAATTGGATATAAAATATGACGAAAAATGAACCATCAAGTAGGTTCTACCACTTTTAtcacccggtgcaacgcacgggcatttgtactagtctctacctactaataaagcaccgagtgcttctggtcgtacgtcgtcgccgtttttgcagaaaaccccctactATTTTAGTTATTCAACCCAAAGTACTGTTTTAAGTGGGTATCTAAAAAAATGCTTCATATTCGTAAAAACACCCCTGCGTTAGTTACAATTCTACCCCCGATCCTTTATTAAACTTCACCACCGGGAACCACCGCCGCTATCCATTTGCGTTCCCATCGCCGGGGCCGCAGCTTGCCGCCGGTGTCCACGCCGTAGGAGCCAAGGAAGGGGCGCCCTGCTGGTTTGCCGGCGCTGGAGAGGCTCGTGGCAGGGGGAGCTCCTCACCTCTGCTTCGGGCACGAGGCGGCTGAAGTGCTGCCGGCGCTGGAGAGGCTCGTGGCAGGgagctcctctcctctgcttcggGCACGAGGCGGTTGAAGCGCTCGAATAGCAGAGCAGCGGGGCGAGGGCGATGGGTGGCACGGGCGCTGGACGGGACTTTATGCAGGTCTTCTGCGAGATGGGGATGATGTGGAGGGGGTCTGGACACCGGCGGGTCGCGAGGCGACCGAAGCACTCGTGGTGTAGAGCTGCGGGGCGGGGGCCGAAGGGTGGCGCGGGCGCTGGATGGGAGACTTGATGCAGGTCTTCGGCGAGATGGGGATGGCGTGGAGGGGTCTGGACGCCGGCGGCGCTCGGGCTTCAGGCGGCCATGGTCCTCTCTATCTGCTGAAAAATAGAAGACAGAGAGAGATCTTAGAGAAAAGAAGCgcgggagagagaagagagatggaggagggggagggctcacCGACGGCGCGACTTTGCCGGAGACGCTCGACAACGCGGTGGGCCGTGGGCGTTGACATGTTGCTCAGGGGCTGCGGGCCGTGGGCGGCGCCTGCTCGCGCGCGAGACCGACCCGTGTCTGATTTGGAGGTGAAGGGGGGTGCAGCGACGGCGGTGCTCGAGGCTCGAGCTGCGACGGCGGCCTCGAGCGGGAGGAGTGACGGAGCCAATCTGATCTGAAAAACCAGAAAAAGGGGCCGATAGTGGCTGTCGAAGCTGGAGCGCTGGCGGCCGCCGGTGGAGCGCGGAATCCGCTGGCGTGCGGAGGTGGTGCGggtgtgcgggagatgcgtggaGGAGAGAATcccggcggcagcagcggcgtgTCCTAGGGGGAGTTGGGTTGTTCTGTAACGAGAGAATGAGGAGATAAGGTTGCGACGACAGACTCTATAGGACACCTGGAGTCTGGTTTCTTCTAGGCAAGCCGATGTGTGACAGCTAGCTAGCGCATGTTCTTATTTATTTTTTTGCGAGGGAGCTAGCTAGCGCAGGTTGACGATTAAAGTCTCCGAGTCCATCATACCGTGTGTTAGCATGCAGAATTACTTTTGTTTTAAGGTTCAATTTTACTCTGTTTATGGATTAGTATTAGATAAAAAAGTTGAACTAAGGCCAAATTCAATGAGCGACCCATTTCACCCGACCGCGTCCGTTTGAGGTGAAACGGACACAAATCAAATTTGGTTGCTATATTTGTATATCCGGAATTtaaattatttattattatgacACTATGTAATTTATTTGGTTGTAAATTATATGCAATGAGTGCTTTTATTCGGTTCTGAAACTATATTATTGAGAATAAAAATTGTCTACATTTGGCCGTCCGGCCGAGCGGACCAAATGCGTCGTCGGCGTTGGACGCACTGCCAACGCGTCTGCAAAGAGGCCTAACGGTGCTCCTTTACCCAAACCAAATGACAAAATCCGGACAAAATAGACTTCTGTTTGGGGTCGCCTGTTGGAGTTGACCTAACATATATACACAAAGTAGGGCACACACAACAAAAACATATATGCTTGCATGTTCAGTAAAGTAAATATCAAATAAATTGTCTCTCGACGCAATTGATTCCGGTTCATATAAGTGCATAATGAACCATCAACGCCAAAACACAGGTATATACGTGTCATGACAATAGAGTCTTTAGTTAATCTTAATAATACTACTGTTCCGGATCATGAAAAGGATGCCATGCTTGAAGTCCCTAAAGAGGGCTGCGTATTGGATGTGGTATGAAGG is from Triticum aestivum cultivar Chinese Spring chromosome 1B, IWGSC CS RefSeq v2.1, whole genome shotgun sequence and encodes:
- the LOC123117465 gene encoding serine/arginine repetitive matrix protein 1, which codes for MSTPTAHRVVERLRQSRAVADREDHGRLKPERRRRPDPSTPSPSRRRPASSLPSSARATLRPPPRSSTPRVLRSPRDPPVSRPPPHHPHLAEDLHKVPSSARATHRPRPAALLFERFNRLVPEAEERSSLPRASPAPAALQPPRARSRGEELPLPRASPAPANQQGAPSLAPTAWTPAASCGPGDGNANG